From one Synechocystis sp. PCC 6803 substr. PCC-P genomic stretch:
- a CDS encoding carbohydrate ABC transporter permease: MFYRVVNVLLAIAIGCGGVIGLFYLANYAINALPKPWNKRILPWVYVTPALLFLSAYLILPTLETVYLSFFDGRSRNFVGLKNYVFAFTDHTMLVAFRNNLLWLVLVTGISVSLGLIIAVLVDKVRYEAIAKSIIFLPMAISFVGASVIWKFVYAYRPAGAEQIGLLNAIVTSLGFAPVGWLVERSVNNFALIAIMIWLYTGFCMVILSAAVKGIPADVIEAARIDGANSWQIFWRITIPMIRSTLLVVSTTMVILVLKVFDIVFVMTGGNQGTEVIASLMIKEMFNYRNFGRGSTIAVILLLLIVPVMITNIRRFKAQEKLR; encoded by the coding sequence TTGTTTTATCGCGTTGTTAATGTTCTGTTGGCGATCGCCATTGGTTGTGGCGGGGTAATCGGTTTGTTTTACCTTGCTAACTACGCCATTAATGCTCTGCCCAAACCTTGGAATAAAAGGATATTGCCCTGGGTGTATGTAACCCCGGCTTTACTCTTTCTGTCGGCCTATCTAATATTGCCCACCCTAGAGACTGTCTATTTAAGCTTTTTTGATGGGCGCTCCAGGAATTTTGTCGGATTAAAAAATTACGTTTTTGCCTTCACAGACCACACCATGTTGGTGGCATTTCGCAACAACTTATTATGGTTAGTACTGGTCACAGGCATCAGCGTTAGTTTGGGGTTAATTATTGCTGTCTTGGTGGATAAAGTCCGCTACGAGGCGATCGCCAAGTCGATCATCTTTTTGCCCATGGCCATTTCCTTTGTGGGGGCCAGCGTCATTTGGAAATTTGTCTACGCCTACAGGCCAGCGGGGGCCGAACAAATTGGTTTGCTCAATGCCATTGTAACTAGCTTGGGCTTTGCCCCAGTGGGATGGTTAGTGGAGCGATCGGTGAACAATTTTGCCCTCATCGCCATCATGATTTGGCTCTACACCGGCTTTTGTATGGTTATTCTTTCCGCCGCAGTGAAAGGCATTCCCGCTGATGTCATTGAGGCGGCTAGGATTGACGGAGCTAACAGTTGGCAAATTTTTTGGCGCATTACCATTCCCATGATCCGCTCTACCCTGTTAGTAGTCAGTACTACCATGGTGATTTTAGTGCTGAAGGTATTCGACATTGTTTTTGTCATGACCGGCGGTAACCAGGGCACGGAAGTAATCGCTAGCTTGATGATTAAGGAAATGTTTAATTATCGCAACTTTGGCCGGGGAAGTACCATTGCCGTCATTTTGTTGCTGTTAATTGTGCCCGTGATGATCACCAATATTCGTCGTTTTAAAGCTCAGGAGAAATTACGTTAA